In the Caballeronia sp. LZ062 genome, one interval contains:
- a CDS encoding CreA family protein: protein MPMKRAAPFALTASLLLLFGARLAHAEEIASVNTNFRLTGSDRVSVEAYDDPLVSGVTCYVSRARTGGVKGTLGIAEDPTEASIACRQVAPIKIAQPLKQKTDVFTDRMSFIFKTLHVVRIVDTKRNTLVYLTYSDRVTSGSGKNSVTAVPVPEGTTIPVK from the coding sequence ATGCCGATGAAACGCGCCGCACCGTTTGCTTTGACCGCATCGCTCCTGCTTCTCTTCGGCGCAAGGCTCGCGCACGCCGAGGAAATCGCGAGCGTCAACACCAACTTCCGCTTGACCGGCTCGGACCGCGTGAGCGTCGAAGCCTACGACGACCCGCTCGTCTCGGGCGTGACGTGCTACGTGTCGCGGGCGCGCACGGGCGGCGTCAAGGGCACGCTCGGCATCGCTGAAGACCCGACCGAGGCTTCCATCGCATGCCGTCAGGTCGCGCCGATCAAGATCGCACAGCCGCTCAAACAGAAGACCGACGTGTTCACGGATCGGATGTCGTTCATCTTCAAGACGCTGCATGTGGTGCGTATCGTCGATACGAAGCGCAACACGCTCGTGTATCTGACGTACAGCGACCGCGTCACGAGCGGCAGCGGGAAGAACAGTGTCACGGCAGTGCCGGTGCCCGAAGGCACGACGATTCCGGTCAAGTGA
- a CDS encoding FadR/GntR family transcriptional regulator, translating into MTFQPVHSHAYARVRLSDVVSGQIRQLISNGTLLPGQRLPAERDLAEQLNVSRPSLREALIRLESDGFIRAAGRGGFVVSDVTAPLVSHPLAALLEQQPDASADVLELRHGLETLATAYAAERATDADLARIAAAFDALQAAVEQRSTRIAEKDAAFHLAIADATHNIALTHVMHGLNEVMRESMLTSHRLVDYDDAVEADLLGQHRAMLDAIVARDPARARDCAGAHLDYVRALYRDRPAKKMRDAVSHDGMTNP; encoded by the coding sequence ATGACCTTCCAGCCCGTCCACTCTCACGCCTACGCCCGCGTGCGCCTCTCCGATGTCGTGTCCGGCCAGATTCGCCAGCTCATTTCGAACGGCACGCTGCTGCCCGGCCAGCGCCTGCCCGCCGAGCGCGATCTCGCGGAGCAGTTGAACGTGTCGCGGCCGTCCTTGCGCGAGGCGCTCATTCGTCTCGAATCGGACGGATTCATCCGCGCGGCGGGGCGCGGCGGTTTCGTCGTGTCGGATGTCACAGCGCCGCTCGTCTCGCATCCGCTTGCTGCGCTGCTCGAACAACAGCCCGACGCGAGCGCCGACGTGCTCGAACTGCGTCACGGCCTGGAAACGCTCGCCACGGCCTACGCCGCCGAGCGCGCCACCGATGCCGATCTGGCGCGCATCGCCGCCGCCTTCGATGCGCTGCAGGCCGCGGTCGAGCAGAGAAGCACGCGCATCGCGGAGAAAGACGCGGCGTTCCATCTCGCCATTGCAGACGCGACGCACAACATCGCGCTGACGCACGTGATGCACGGACTGAACGAAGTGATGCGCGAGTCGATGCTCACGTCGCATCGCCTCGTCGATTACGACGACGCCGTGGAAGCCGACCTGCTTGGGCAGCATCGCGCGATGCTCGATGCCATCGTGGCGCGCGATCCGGCGCGGGCGCGCGACTGCGCGGGCGCTCATCTGGACTACGTGCGCGCGCTTTATCGCGACCGGCCGGCAAAGAAAATGCGCGACGCCGTATCCCATGATGGCATGACGAATCCGTAA
- a CDS encoding (Fe-S)-binding protein: MKVALFVPCFIDAFYPQIGIATLELLERLGLDVDYPQDQTCCGQPMANSGAHADAAGAERVFARNFADYDYVVGPSASCTHHVREHFTAIEQTSAVQKVRKSTYELVEFLHDVLQVRDFPWAEFPHRVGLHNSCSAVRHLRETSNSEVAGTPFSKPRALLERVKGIEFVSPARPDECCGFGGTFSVTEEAVSVRMGQDKVRDHIGAGAEYIVSGDMSCLMHQQGCAERMKLDAKFIHIAQVLNGARA, translated from the coding sequence ATGAAAGTTGCCCTGTTCGTGCCTTGTTTCATCGATGCCTTTTATCCGCAGATCGGCATCGCCACGCTGGAATTGCTGGAGCGGCTCGGCCTCGATGTCGACTATCCGCAAGACCAGACGTGCTGCGGACAGCCGATGGCCAATAGCGGCGCGCACGCCGACGCCGCCGGCGCGGAGCGCGTGTTCGCCCGCAACTTCGCGGACTATGACTATGTGGTCGGGCCGTCGGCGAGTTGTACGCATCACGTGCGCGAGCATTTCACGGCCATCGAGCAGACGAGTGCGGTGCAGAAGGTGCGCAAAAGCACCTATGAACTGGTCGAATTCCTGCACGACGTTTTGCAGGTGCGCGACTTCCCGTGGGCCGAGTTTCCGCATCGCGTCGGGCTGCACAACAGTTGCAGCGCGGTCCGGCATCTGCGCGAGACATCGAATTCGGAAGTCGCGGGCACGCCGTTTTCGAAGCCTCGCGCGTTGCTCGAACGCGTGAAGGGCATCGAGTTCGTCTCGCCCGCGCGGCCGGACGAATGCTGCGGCTTCGGCGGCACGTTCTCCGTCACCGAAGAGGCCGTGTCGGTGCGCATGGGACAGGACAAGGTGCGCGATCACATCGGCGCGGGCGCGGAGTACATTGTCTCGGGCGACATGTCGTGTCTCATGCATCAGCAGGGCTGCGCGGAGCGCATGAAGCTCGACGCGAAGTTCATCCACATTGCGCAGGTTCTGAACGGAGCGCGGGCATGA
- a CDS encoding lactate utilization protein B, whose protein sequence is MTKTVRIDHAKAAGAFLQKTDHVAFHDKRLWDLRSKRDAQAHGIPEWETLRDLASGIKEHTLSHLADYLAQFADQAEKNGVVVHFAADAEEHNALVYQLMSERGMTTLVKSKSMLTDECYMRDYLEPRGITVMETDLGERIQQLDHQDPSHMVVPAVHKLRADVAELFGKTIGTDPKNSDIHYLAESQRMNTRPYFVREKTAGMTGCNFAVAETGTVVVCTNEGNADLSANVPPLHIASIGIEKLIPSIADLGVFVRMLSRSALGSPITQYTSHFRAPRPGTEMHFILVDNGRSERLALDDFWYSLKCIRCGACMNTCPVYRRSGGLSYGGTYSGPIGAIINPTYDLKRYSSLPFASTLNGSCTNVCPTKVNIHEQIYKWRAVIAERHEVPFVKQEVLKMAGRLLASPTLYRATVASLGGALKRLPNFVLYNPLNIWGRGRDLPEAPAETFHEWYKKNRKPAK, encoded by the coding sequence ATGACGAAGACCGTTCGCATCGATCATGCTAAGGCTGCGGGCGCGTTCCTGCAGAAGACGGATCACGTGGCGTTCCACGACAAGCGGCTCTGGGACTTGCGTTCGAAGCGCGACGCGCAGGCGCACGGTATTCCCGAGTGGGAAACGCTGCGCGATCTGGCCTCGGGCATCAAGGAACACACGCTGTCCCATCTCGCCGACTATCTCGCGCAGTTCGCGGATCAGGCGGAGAAGAACGGCGTCGTCGTGCATTTCGCGGCGGACGCGGAAGAGCATAACGCGCTCGTCTACCAGCTGATGAGCGAGCGCGGCATGACCACGCTCGTCAAAAGCAAGTCGATGCTCACCGACGAATGCTACATGCGCGACTATCTGGAGCCGCGCGGCATCACGGTGATGGAAACCGATCTGGGCGAGCGCATCCAGCAGCTCGATCATCAGGACCCGAGCCATATGGTCGTGCCGGCCGTCCACAAGCTGCGCGCGGACGTGGCCGAACTGTTCGGCAAGACCATCGGCACCGATCCGAAGAACAGCGACATTCACTATCTCGCGGAAAGCCAGCGCATGAACACACGGCCGTACTTCGTGCGCGAGAAGACGGCCGGGATGACCGGCTGCAACTTCGCGGTGGCGGAGACGGGCACGGTCGTCGTCTGCACGAACGAGGGCAACGCGGATCTGTCCGCGAACGTGCCGCCGCTGCATATCGCGTCCATCGGCATCGAGAAGCTGATTCCGAGCATCGCCGATCTCGGCGTGTTCGTGCGGATGCTTTCGCGCAGCGCGCTCGGCTCGCCGATCACGCAGTACACGTCGCACTTTCGCGCGCCGCGGCCGGGCACGGAGATGCACTTCATTCTCGTCGACAACGGCCGCTCCGAGCGGCTCGCACTCGACGATTTCTGGTATTCGCTCAAGTGCATTCGCTGCGGCGCGTGCATGAACACGTGTCCGGTGTATCGGCGAAGCGGCGGGCTCTCGTACGGCGGCACGTATTCGGGGCCGATCGGCGCGATCATCAATCCGACTTACGACCTCAAGCGCTACAGCAGCCTGCCGTTCGCCTCGACGCTCAACGGCAGTTGCACGAACGTCTGCCCGACGAAGGTCAACATTCACGAGCAGATCTACAAGTGGCGCGCGGTGATTGCGGAGCGTCACGAAGTGCCGTTCGTGAAGCAGGAAGTGCTGAAGATGGCGGGGCGTCTGCTCGCGAGCCCGACGCTGTATCGCGCGACGGTGGCGTCGCTCGGCGGCGCGTTGAAGCGGCTGCCGAACTTCGTGCTGTACAACCCGCTCAACATCTGGGGACGCGGGCGCGACTTGCCCGAAGCGCCCGCCGAGACCTTCCACGAGTGGTACAAGAAAAATCGGAAGCCCGCCAAATGA
- a CDS encoding LUD domain-containing protein gives MTTRDAFLAKIRAAQPAARPRPELPIFPSPEGDLQTRFIAALTAMGGTTAHAHSLDEVKEMIAARFGADAVVASAVPGIEGTRVLSPETSPASLQDVDVGVVRGRFGVAETGSVWFSEDEYVVNSIGYLVQHLVVLLDPAELVDGLQQVYRRPDFQSARYAVLVTGPSATADIEGVLIRGAQGVRSLTVVWIQ, from the coding sequence ATGACGACCCGTGATGCCTTTCTCGCGAAAATTCGCGCCGCGCAGCCCGCAGCGCGTCCGCGTCCCGAATTGCCGATTTTCCCGTCGCCCGAAGGCGATCTGCAGACGCGCTTCATCGCCGCGCTGACGGCGATGGGCGGCACAACGGCGCACGCGCATAGCCTCGACGAAGTGAAGGAGATGATCGCCGCGCGTTTCGGCGCGGATGCGGTGGTGGCCTCCGCCGTGCCGGGTATCGAAGGCACGCGCGTGCTCTCGCCGGAAACGTCGCCCGCGTCGCTACAGGATGTCGATGTGGGCGTCGTGCGCGGGCGCTTCGGCGTCGCGGAGACGGGGTCCGTGTGGTTCAGCGAAGACGAGTACGTCGTCAATTCGATCGGCTATCTCGTGCAGCATCTCGTCGTGCTGCTCGATCCGGCGGAGCTTGTCGACGGCTTGCAGCAGGTGTACCGACGGCCCGACTTCCAGTCGGCGCGCTACGCCGTGCTGGTGACGGGTCCGTCCGCGACGGCGGATATCGAAGGCGTGCTGATTCGCGGCGCGCAGGGCGTGCGCTCGCTGACCGTCGTGTGGATTCAGTAG
- the lpxO gene encoding lipid A hydroxylase LpxO, which produces MRWLVLVIFIACAAYTHWRGKVRHGFFRQLSDHSTFMSPVNGFVYLFSRVPSTPYLQPSLFPDLAPIKAHWQTIRAEALALHEASKIQAAGAYNDIGFNSFFRRGWRRFYLKWYDRPHPSAVAVCPKTLSILQNIPSVKAAMFAMLPPGGTLTLHRDPYAGSLRYHLGLVTPNDDGCAIVVDGERYSWRDGEEVVFDETYLHWAENTTDKERIILFCDIERPMKYRWAQAVNNAVGGFLMRAAASPNETGDRTGGLNRAFKYLYSVRLVGKRLKAWNRTVYYIVKWLLFGGIAVAIFWRY; this is translated from the coding sequence ATGCGCTGGCTAGTTCTCGTGATCTTTATTGCGTGTGCTGCATACACGCACTGGCGGGGCAAGGTTCGCCACGGTTTTTTCCGGCAGCTTTCCGACCACTCGACGTTCATGTCGCCCGTGAACGGCTTCGTCTATCTCTTTTCGCGCGTGCCTTCCACGCCGTACCTTCAGCCGTCGCTTTTTCCGGATCTCGCGCCGATCAAGGCGCACTGGCAGACGATTCGCGCCGAAGCGCTCGCGCTGCATGAGGCGAGCAAAATCCAGGCGGCTGGCGCGTACAACGACATCGGCTTCAACTCGTTCTTCCGGCGCGGCTGGCGGCGCTTCTATCTAAAGTGGTACGACCGGCCGCATCCGTCGGCGGTCGCCGTATGCCCGAAGACGCTCTCGATCCTTCAAAACATCCCGAGCGTGAAAGCCGCGATGTTTGCCATGCTGCCGCCCGGCGGCACGCTCACGCTGCATCGCGATCCGTACGCCGGGTCGCTGCGCTATCACCTCGGGCTCGTGACGCCGAACGACGACGGCTGCGCGATCGTCGTGGATGGCGAGCGGTACTCGTGGCGCGACGGCGAGGAAGTCGTCTTCGACGAAACCTATCTGCACTGGGCCGAGAACACGACGGACAAAGAGCGCATCATTTTGTTCTGCGATATCGAGCGGCCGATGAAATACCGCTGGGCGCAGGCAGTGAACAACGCGGTCGGCGGCTTTCTGATGCGCGCGGCGGCCTCGCCGAACGAAACCGGCGACCGCACCGGCGGATTGAATCGCGCGTTCAAGTATCTGTATTCGGTTCGGCTCGTCGGCAAGCGGCTCAAGGCGTGGAACCGGACCGTGTATTACATCGTGAAGTGGCTGCTGTTCGGCGGCATCGCGGTGGCAATCTTCTGGCGCTACTGA
- the fdxA gene encoding ferredoxin FdxA — MTHVVTESCIKCRYTDCVDVCPVDCFREGPNFLAIDPDECIDCAVCVAECPVNAIYAEEDVPGDQQQFIELNADLARNWPSITKTKAPLPEADEFKDVKDKLNLLER, encoded by the coding sequence ATGACTCACGTTGTGACCGAAAGCTGCATCAAGTGCCGCTACACCGACTGTGTGGATGTGTGCCCGGTGGATTGCTTCCGTGAAGGTCCCAACTTTCTCGCGATCGATCCGGACGAGTGCATCGACTGCGCCGTGTGCGTGGCCGAGTGCCCTGTGAATGCCATATACGCCGAAGAAGACGTGCCCGGCGACCAGCAGCAGTTCATCGAACTGAACGCGGACCTCGCGCGCAACTGGCCGAGCATCACGAAGACGAAAGCGCCGCTGCCCGAAGCCGACGAATTCAAGGACGTGAAGGACAAACTGAACCTGCTGGAGCGTTGA
- the pncB gene encoding nicotinate phosphoribosyltransferase has product MIINSLLDTDLYKFTMMQVVLHHFPAAHVEYRFRCRTPNVDLVPYIDEIRDEVRQLCNLRFREEELDYLRRMRFMKSDFIDFLALFHLNEKSIQISPSPKNNGEIDILIEGPWLHTILFEIPVLAIVNEVYFRNTQRQPEYETGRERLRDKIKLLATPPEYSDCKIADYGTRRRFSKQWHEEVVLTLKERLGEQFAGTSNVFYAMKHGLRPLGTMAHEYLQACQALGPRLRDSQIFGFEMWAKEYRGDLGIALSDVYGMKAFLRDFDMYFCKLFDGARHDSGDPFDWGERLIKHYEENRCDPRTKVLVFSDALDIPKVLQLYERFRGRCQLAFGVGTNLTNDLGYQPLQIVIKMVRCNGQPVAKLSDSPGKNMCDDKAYLAYLRQVFGIEQPVEES; this is encoded by the coding sequence ATGATCATCAATTCGCTGCTCGACACCGACCTCTACAAGTTCACGATGATGCAGGTCGTGCTGCATCACTTCCCGGCTGCGCACGTGGAATATCGGTTCCGCTGCCGCACGCCGAATGTCGATCTCGTGCCGTACATCGACGAGATTCGCGACGAAGTGCGCCAACTGTGCAATCTGCGCTTCCGTGAAGAAGAGCTCGACTATCTGCGGCGCATGCGCTTCATGAAGAGCGATTTCATCGACTTCCTCGCGCTCTTTCATCTCAACGAGAAGTCCATTCAGATCTCGCCGTCGCCGAAGAACAACGGCGAAATCGACATTCTGATCGAAGGTCCGTGGCTGCATACGATTCTCTTCGAGATTCCGGTGCTCGCCATCGTCAACGAAGTCTACTTCCGCAACACGCAGCGCCAGCCGGAGTACGAAACCGGGCGCGAGCGCCTGCGCGACAAGATCAAGCTGCTCGCCACGCCGCCCGAGTATTCCGACTGCAAGATCGCCGATTACGGCACGCGCCGCCGTTTTTCGAAGCAGTGGCATGAGGAAGTGGTGCTGACGCTCAAGGAGCGGCTCGGCGAACAGTTCGCGGGCACGAGCAACGTGTTCTACGCGATGAAGCACGGCCTGCGTCCGCTCGGCACGATGGCGCACGAATACTTGCAGGCGTGTCAGGCGTTGGGACCCCGCCTGCGCGATTCGCAGATCTTCGGCTTCGAAATGTGGGCGAAGGAATATCGCGGCGACCTCGGTATCGCGCTGTCGGACGTGTACGGCATGAAGGCGTTCCTGCGCGACTTCGACATGTACTTCTGCAAGCTCTTCGACGGCGCGCGCCACGATTCGGGCGATCCGTTCGACTGGGGCGAGCGTCTCATCAAGCATTACGAAGAAAACCGCTGCGACCCGCGCACGAAGGTGCTCGTCTTCTCGGACGCGCTCGATATTCCCAAAGTGCTGCAACTCTACGAGCGTTTCCGTGGCCGCTGTCAGCTCGCGTTCGGCGTCGGCACGAATCTCACGAACGATCTCGGCTATCAGCCGCTGCAGATCGTCATCAAGATGGTCCGCTGCAACGGCCAGCCGGTGGCGAAGCTCTCCGATTCGCCGGGCAAGAACATGTGCGACGACAAAGCGTATCTCGCCTATCTGCGGCAGGTGTTCGGCATCGAGCAGCCGGTCGAGGAAAGCTGA
- a CDS encoding lactate utilization protein C translates to MDTSAARRNILARIRSAQGRQGAPTDAERAAAEEYLARHPAGPRPPLPVTRDELIARFRLEAERLSTSVAEVETLADAPAEAARYLDTLQLSREVVAWPALADLPWREAGIAASLRKPVDADLVGITGCFCAAAETGSIVLLSGPETPASGALLPQTHIAIVPASRIVAAHEDAFALMRAERGELPRAVNFISGPSRTGDIEQTIVLGAHGPYRVHAIIVRGA, encoded by the coding sequence ATGGACACATCGGCCGCGCGCCGCAACATTCTCGCGCGCATTCGCAGCGCGCAGGGCAGGCAAGGCGCGCCGACCGACGCCGAGCGTGCCGCCGCCGAAGAGTATCTCGCGCGTCATCCCGCTGGGCCGCGTCCGCCGCTTCCGGTCACGCGCGACGAACTGATCGCGCGCTTTCGTCTCGAGGCCGAGCGTCTTTCGACGAGCGTCGCCGAAGTCGAGACGCTGGCCGATGCCCCGGCCGAAGCCGCACGCTATCTGGACACACTGCAGCTTTCGCGCGAGGTCGTCGCGTGGCCCGCGCTCGCTGATTTGCCGTGGCGCGAAGCGGGCATCGCGGCGTCGCTGCGCAAGCCGGTGGATGCGGACCTCGTCGGGATCACCGGCTGCTTTTGCGCGGCTGCGGAGACCGGCTCCATCGTGCTCCTGTCAGGGCCCGAGACGCCCGCGTCGGGCGCGCTTCTGCCGCAGACGCATATTGCCATCGTACCGGCGTCGCGCATCGTGGCCGCGCATGAAGACGCGTTCGCGCTGATGCGTGCCGAGCGGGGCGAGCTGCCGCGTGCCGTCAACTTCATTTCCGGGCCGTCCCGCACCGGCGATATCGAGCAGACCATCGTGCTCGGCGCGCACGGCCCGTATCGCGTCCATGCGATCATCGTGCGGGGAGCGTAA
- a CDS encoding sodium:proton antiporter, translating into MSDASAAALDGASLSATWCIPFIGILLSIAVFPLVASKLWHSHFGKIAAAWALAFLVPFAFAYGIGTAFGVLVHAMLEEYVPFIILLAALYTVAGGICVQGNLHGSPRVNTALIALGTVLASIMGTTGAAMLLIRPLLRANDNRKHVVHVVVFFIFLVANAGGSLSPLGDPPLFLGFLNGVGFFWTTLHLAPPMLFICGVLLVLFYALDSYYWRSREEARKPFLDPTPDTPRLGIDGKINLVLMAVIVALVLMSGLWKPGVEFNVFGTPVELQNVLRDAALVVVLLASLALTPERARAGNAFDWAPIVEVAKLFAAIFVTIAPVIMILRAGEAGAFDAIVRAVSDANGRPIDIAYFWTTGLLSSFLDNAPTYLVFFNLAGGDAETLMTTGATTLAAISAGAVFMGANSYIGNAPNFMVKAIAESRGVRMPGFFGYLGWSCLVLLPLFAVTGWLFF; encoded by the coding sequence ATGTCCGATGCTTCGGCCGCCGCACTCGACGGCGCTTCCTTGTCTGCGACATGGTGCATTCCGTTCATCGGCATACTGCTGTCCATTGCGGTGTTTCCACTCGTCGCAAGCAAGCTGTGGCATTCCCATTTCGGCAAGATAGCGGCGGCGTGGGCGCTGGCGTTCCTCGTGCCGTTCGCGTTTGCGTACGGCATCGGCACGGCGTTCGGCGTGCTCGTCCACGCGATGCTCGAAGAGTACGTGCCGTTCATCATTCTGCTTGCCGCACTCTATACGGTGGCGGGCGGCATCTGCGTGCAAGGCAATCTGCACGGCTCGCCGCGCGTCAACACAGCGCTGATTGCCCTCGGCACGGTGCTCGCGAGCATCATGGGGACGACGGGCGCGGCCATGCTGCTGATCCGCCCGCTCCTGCGTGCCAACGACAATCGCAAGCATGTCGTGCACGTCGTGGTGTTCTTCATTTTTCTCGTGGCGAATGCGGGCGGCTCGCTCTCACCGCTCGGCGATCCACCGCTCTTTCTCGGTTTCCTGAACGGCGTCGGTTTCTTCTGGACGACGCTGCATCTCGCGCCGCCGATGCTTTTCATCTGCGGCGTGCTGCTCGTGCTGTTCTACGCGCTCGACAGCTATTACTGGCGCAGCAGGGAAGAAGCGCGAAAGCCGTTTCTCGATCCGACGCCGGACACGCCGAGGCTCGGCATCGACGGCAAGATCAATCTCGTGCTGATGGCGGTCATCGTTGCGCTCGTGTTGATGAGCGGCTTATGGAAGCCGGGCGTCGAATTCAACGTGTTCGGCACGCCTGTCGAATTGCAGAACGTTCTTCGGGACGCCGCACTCGTCGTCGTGCTGTTGGCTTCGCTCGCGCTGACGCCCGAGCGCGCCCGCGCAGGCAATGCGTTCGACTGGGCGCCTATCGTGGAAGTCGCCAAGCTCTTCGCGGCCATCTTCGTGACCATCGCGCCGGTCATCATGATCCTGCGCGCGGGCGAGGCGGGCGCGTTCGACGCGATCGTGCGCGCGGTGTCGGACGCCAACGGCAGGCCGATCGACATCGCCTACTTCTGGACGACGGGCCTGCTGTCGTCCTTCCTCGACAACGCGCCGACCTATCTTGTGTTCTTCAACCTCGCGGGCGGCGACGCAGAGACGCTCATGACCACGGGCGCCACGACGCTCGCGGCGATCTCGGCCGGCGCAGTGTTCATGGGCGCGAACTCGTATATCGGCAATGCGCCGAATTTCATGGTGAAGGCCATCGCGGAATCGCGCGGCGTGCGCATGCCGGGTTTCTTCGGCTATCTCGGCTGGTCCTGCCTCGTGCTGTTGCCGCTTTTCGCCGTCACCGGCTGGCTATTTTTCTAG
- a CDS encoding D-glycerate dehydrogenase, with amino-acid sequence MKKVLVARPTFPDVIERLKQYFEVDVNLGDVLPQDEFARRLADKDGAFTAGEVVGEKELAGAPNLKAVANMAVGYNNFDMQAFDAHKVLGTNTPHVLNESTADFGWALMMAAARRVTESEHFLRAGKWQKWSFDSFLGVDVYGSTLGVIGMGRIGQALARRASGFNMRVIYHNRSRVAPEIEAQLNAEYASKEDLLKRADHVVLVLPYSKESHHTIGAAELALMKPTATLTNIARGGIVDDAALIEALRDKRIAAAGIDVFEGEPNLNPGFLALENVVLTPHIASATETTRRAMANLAADNLIAALGQGPRAGNPPNPINPGVLGS; translated from the coding sequence ATGAAGAAAGTGCTTGTGGCTCGTCCTACGTTTCCTGATGTGATCGAGCGCCTGAAACAGTATTTCGAAGTCGACGTGAACCTCGGCGACGTGCTGCCGCAAGACGAATTCGCGCGCCGTCTCGCCGACAAGGACGGCGCATTCACGGCCGGCGAGGTGGTCGGCGAGAAGGAACTGGCGGGCGCGCCGAACCTCAAAGCGGTGGCGAACATGGCGGTCGGCTACAACAACTTCGACATGCAGGCGTTCGACGCCCACAAGGTGCTCGGCACCAATACGCCGCATGTGCTCAACGAAAGCACGGCCGATTTCGGCTGGGCGCTGATGATGGCGGCGGCGCGCCGCGTCACCGAGTCGGAGCACTTCCTGCGCGCGGGAAAATGGCAGAAGTGGTCGTTCGATTCGTTTCTCGGCGTCGACGTGTACGGCTCGACGCTCGGCGTGATCGGCATGGGACGCATCGGGCAGGCGCTTGCGCGGCGTGCGAGCGGCTTCAACATGCGCGTGATCTATCACAACCGCTCGCGCGTCGCGCCCGAGATCGAGGCGCAGCTCAATGCGGAGTACGCGTCGAAGGAAGATTTGCTCAAGCGCGCGGATCACGTCGTGCTCGTGCTGCCGTACTCGAAGGAAAGCCACCACACGATCGGCGCGGCCGAGCTTGCGCTGATGAAGCCAACGGCCACGCTGACGAACATCGCGCGCGGCGGAATCGTCGATGACGCGGCGCTGATCGAAGCGCTGCGCGACAAGCGCATCGCGGCGGCCGGCATCGACGTGTTCGAAGGCGAGCCGAATCTGAATCCCGGTTTCCTCGCGCTCGAGAACGTCGTGCTCACGCCGCATATCGCGAGCGCGACCGAGACGACGCGTCGCGCGATGGCGAACCTTGCTGCCGACAATCTGATCGCCGCGTTGGGCCAAGGCCCGCGCGCGGGCAATCCGCCGAATCCGATCAACCCTGGCGTGCTCGGCTCATGA